The following nucleotide sequence is from Mycobacterium sp. Z3061.
ACAAGCAGAACGACGGGACACCCGGTCCCGACGAGACGACGATGACAACCGGTGACGCCGGCAAGCGGGTGGCGTGCGGTGTCATTGGGTCCGGGTAAGGGTCTGGTTAACGGCCCGGGCTTCCCGCCGTCCTCCAGGGCCCGCAGCCACATCGATTTCGCTCGTTCGCCGCGGCCGACCGTCGGCGTGGAGTGGGAGTTCGCGCTCGTCGACGCGCAGACCCGTGACCTGAGCAACGAGGCCACCGCGGTGATCGCCGAGATCGGCGAAAACCCGCGCGTACACAAGGAATTGCTGCGCAACACCGTCGAGGTGGTCAGCGGCATCTGCGAGAATGCCGCCGAGGCGATGGCCGACCTGCGCGACACCCTGGGCCCGGCCCGCCGGATCGTGCGCGACCGCGGCATGGAGTTGTTCTGCGCCGGGACCCATCCCTTCGCGCAATGGTCCAGCCAGAAGCTCACCGACGCGCCGCGGTACGCCGAACTGATCAAGCGCACCCAGTGGTGGGGCAGGCAGATGCTGATCTGGGGCGTGCACGTACATGTCGGGATCTCGTCGGCCAACAAGGTCATGCCCATCATGTCGTCACTGCTCAACCAGTACCCGCACCTGCTGGCACTGTCGGCCTCCTCGCCCTGGTGGGGTGGCGAGGACACCGGGTACGCGAGCAACCGGTCGATGATGTTTCAGCAACTGCCCACCGCGGGGTTGCCGTTCCAGTTCCAGAAATGGTCGGAGTTCGAGGGCTTCGTCTACGACCAGAAGAAGACCGGCATCATCGACCATGTCGACGAAGTCCGTTGGGACATAAGGCCTTCCCCGCATCTCGGCACGCTCGAGGTGCGGATCTGCGACGGCGTGTCCAACCTGCGGGAACTGGGTGCGCTGGTCGCGTTGACGCACTGTCTGATCGTCGACCTGGACCGCCGGCTGGAGGCCGACCAGCCGCTGCCGACCATGCCGCCCTGGCATGTGCAGGAGAACAAATGGCGGGCCGCCCGCTATGGGCTGGACGCCGTGATCATCCTGGATGCCGACAGCAACGAGCGGCTGGTCACCGAGGACCTCGACGACGTGCTCAACCGGCTGGAGCCGATTGCCAAGTCGCTCAAGTGTTCTGACGAACTGGCGGCGGTGGCCGACATCCCGCGCCGCGGCGGGTCCTACCAACGGCAGCGGCGGGTGGCTGAGGAGCACGACGGCGACCTGCGCTCGGTGGTCGACGCGCTCGTGGCCGAGCTGGATATCTAGGCGAGTGCCCCGGCGGCCGGCCGGACAGCGCCGGCGACGCGCCTGAGCAAGTGACGCACCACGATCCGGTGCCCTCCACTACCGATGACCAACGCCCGATACACCCTGCCGCGCAGACCGGGGAACTCCGCGAAGGTCAAGGCGCGCAACCGAACTCCGTCGGCAGCCGGATCCAGCTCGTAGACCAGTCGGTAGGCCGCGAACGGGTGACGCCCCTTGAGGGCGAGGCGGCGCGGCGGCGTGGCTTCCTCCAGGGTGAAGCCGAAGGGGACCGTGCTCGGGTCGGCGGGGTCGCGACAGGTCTTGGCCAACAGCGCCGCCCAGGTTTGCTCCGGCGAGGCGTGGATCGCGATAGCATGCTCATCGATATAGGGTAATCGTTTCATATAGAAGGATCATACTAGATCGTGGCACCTCCGCGGAAGCATGAAACCGACGCGATTCTGGATGCGACGCGGGCGCTGGTGCTCACGGCCGGCCCGCGGGCAGCCAGCGTCGCGGCGATAGCCAAGGCGAGCGGCGCCCCCGTCGGCACGCTGTATCACCGCTTCGGCAACCGGGACGGCGTGGTGATCGCCGCCTGGCTGCGGGCATTGGACCGGTTCCAGCAGCGCGCGCTTGCCGCCGTCGGCGGCACACCCCTGGCGCAGGCCGCGGCAATGGCTGTGGCGGCCATCGGTTTTGCCCGCGAACTTCCCGACGACGCCCGGCTGTTGCTGACGATCCGGCCCGCGGACCTGGTCGACAGCCACACCGACACGGACTTCCGGGAGACCTTGGCCGCGATGAACGCGCCGCTGACGCAACGG
It contains:
- a CDS encoding TetR/AcrR family transcriptional regulator, giving the protein MAPPRKHETDAILDATRALVLTAGPRAASVAAIAKASGAPVGTLYHRFGNRDGVVIAAWLRALDRFQQRALAAVGGTPLAQAAAMAVAAIGFARELPDDARLLLTIRPADLVDSHTDTDFRETLAAMNAPLTQRMRELCHQLYGTDEPRALDAVYRAVSDLPYAVVRRHAHDDPLPDWLEADVEAAARALLHSYGKKGDESDGPNRRGDVSTGIGVVAG
- a CDS encoding glutamate--cysteine ligase, whose product is MVNGPGFPPSSRARSHIDFARSPRPTVGVEWEFALVDAQTRDLSNEATAVIAEIGENPRVHKELLRNTVEVVSGICENAAEAMADLRDTLGPARRIVRDRGMELFCAGTHPFAQWSSQKLTDAPRYAELIKRTQWWGRQMLIWGVHVHVGISSANKVMPIMSSLLNQYPHLLALSASSPWWGGEDTGYASNRSMMFQQLPTAGLPFQFQKWSEFEGFVYDQKKTGIIDHVDEVRWDIRPSPHLGTLEVRICDGVSNLRELGALVALTHCLIVDLDRRLEADQPLPTMPPWHVQENKWRAARYGLDAVIILDADSNERLVTEDLDDVLNRLEPIAKSLKCSDELAAVADIPRRGGSYQRQRRVAEEHDGDLRSVVDALVAELDI